A part of Halobaculum sp. MBLA0143 genomic DNA contains:
- a CDS encoding hydantoinase B/oxoprolinase family protein: protein MSDRSDAGGDEDATGVDSVTLSVIRNGLEAVAEEMNADLVRTAYSPNVTERRDCSTALFDADGEMVAQAETIPVHLGAMPFSVAAAVEAFPRSELRPGDSILLNDPFRGGAHLPDLTLVTPIFDRPGDEIVAFAANRAHHADVGGTTGGSVGATTTEIYQEGLRVPPVKYEVGEGRTTGPEGQPRADSVVAEDVQALLLANVRTPDERRGDLRAQTAANATGRRRYHDLLAEHGDTLSRATSAIQDYSERRMRAALAELPDGRFEFETHLEDDGRGNGPLPIRVAVVIDDTDVTVDFAGTADQTDGPVNAVRAVTASATYYALRCVTDPEIPPNAGCYRPIRIETPTGSLVDAEPPAAVVGGNLETSQRVVDCVFGALAEADPTAVPAAGQGTMNNVTFGGTDPRPDRDGEYAFYETEAGGAGAHAGGDGDDAVHVHMSNTLNTPAEVVETAYPLRVERYALRPDTGGAGRHRGGLGLRRDVRVRDHAARCSLLAERRTSRPYGLGGGEPGATGGAALVDDDGRDLESLPAKTTLELDPGSVVSVRTPGGGGFGDPEDRDPAAVVRDLRLGKLSVDRAREVYGIDADDVVAAETGSGTGGGTVGSDEGDDGEE, encoded by the coding sequence GTGAGCGACCGGAGCGACGCAGGTGGCGACGAGGACGCCACCGGAGTCGACTCGGTGACGCTGTCCGTGATCCGCAACGGGCTGGAGGCGGTCGCCGAGGAGATGAACGCCGATCTCGTTCGGACGGCCTACTCCCCGAACGTGACGGAGCGACGGGACTGCTCGACGGCGTTGTTCGACGCCGACGGCGAGATGGTCGCACAGGCGGAGACGATCCCGGTCCACCTCGGCGCGATGCCGTTCTCCGTCGCGGCCGCGGTGGAGGCGTTCCCGCGGTCGGAACTCCGGCCGGGCGACTCGATCCTCCTGAACGACCCGTTCCGCGGCGGCGCCCACCTCCCGGATCTCACGCTCGTGACGCCGATCTTCGACCGGCCGGGCGACGAGATCGTCGCCTTTGCCGCCAACCGTGCACACCACGCCGACGTGGGAGGCACGACCGGGGGCAGCGTCGGAGCGACGACGACGGAGATCTACCAAGAGGGACTGCGGGTCCCGCCGGTGAAGTACGAGGTCGGCGAGGGGCGCACCACCGGGCCGGAGGGACAGCCCCGCGCCGACTCTGTCGTCGCCGAGGACGTACAGGCGTTGCTGCTGGCGAACGTCCGGACGCCGGACGAGCGCCGTGGGGACCTCCGGGCCCAGACGGCCGCGAACGCGACCGGTCGACGCCGCTACCACGACCTCTTGGCGGAGCACGGCGACACCCTGTCGCGGGCGACGAGCGCGATCCAGGACTACTCCGAGCGACGGATGCGGGCGGCGCTGGCGGAGCTGCCGGACGGTCGCTTCGAGTTCGAGACACACCTGGAAGACGACGGCCGCGGCAACGGCCCGCTCCCGATCCGGGTCGCGGTCGTGATCGACGACACGGACGTGACCGTCGACTTCGCCGGCACGGCCGACCAGACGGACGGACCGGTCAACGCCGTCCGGGCAGTGACGGCGTCGGCGACGTACTACGCGCTCCGGTGCGTGACGGACCCGGAGATCCCGCCAAACGCGGGCTGTTACCGACCGATTCGGATCGAGACGCCGACCGGGAGTCTCGTCGACGCCGAGCCGCCCGCGGCGGTCGTCGGCGGCAACTTAGAGACCTCACAACGGGTCGTCGACTGCGTGTTCGGCGCGCTCGCCGAGGCCGACCCGACGGCCGTGCCGGCGGCCGGCCAGGGGACGATGAACAACGTCACCTTCGGCGGGACCGACCCCCGACCCGACCGTGACGGGGAGTACGCCTTCTACGAGACGGAGGCCGGCGGCGCCGGTGCCCACGCCGGCGGCGACGGCGACGACGCCGTCCACGTCCACATGTCGAACACGCTCAACACGCCGGCGGAGGTGGTCGAGACCGCCTACCCCCTCCGCGTCGAGCGGTACGCGCTCCGCCCCGACACCGGCGGCGCCGGCCGCCACCGCGGGGGGCTGGGGCTCCGCCGGGACGTGCGCGTCCGCGACCACGCCGCACGGTGTAGTCTGTTGGCCGAGCGCCGGACGAGCCGCCCGTACGGTCTCGGCGGCGGCGAGCCCGGCGCGACCGGGGGGGCCGCCCTCGTCGACGACGACGGCCGAGACCTGGAGTCGCTGCCGGCCAAGACCACGCTGGAGCTCGACCCCGGGAGCGTCGTCAGCGTCCGGACGCCCGGTGGCGGCGGCTTCGGCGACCCCGAAGACCGCGACCCGGCGGCCGTCGTCCGCGACCTCCGTCTGGGGAAGCTGTCCGTCGACCGAGCGCGAGAGGTGTACGGGATCGACGCCGACGATGTCGTCGCCGCCGAGACGGGGTCGGGAACGGGCGGCGGTACGGTGGGCAGCGACGAGGGAGACGACGGCGAAGAGTGA